The region GAGATACAAAGCAGGGTCGAGCTGATGTGTGTAATGAAGTTCAGAAAAGACGCTGTATGGTCTCACACTGTTGGTATGCACAGACGTGCGCTCTCACTGTTTTTAGCCTTCTGCATTTGCATTAATTATCCAACTTTCAGGAAAAACATTTGCACCATAGTTATTCAGTCCAGACAGAAACATCTCTGCCTCAGACATCAAATCATTACAATGTCAGGGGAGAGATGTTTAACCTAAAGCAGAAAAatcttacaatttttttttaccaaaagtTGGTCATTGACATCAAAGGCAATGACCATAaaagtgtttctgttttcatttgtttaaatggtagatttatatattttgttccCACCCAGTTCTTTATCCATATGGTCTGCATTTCCTTATCGTGATCAATGTACTGTAATACAATGTGCCCAGTGTAGACGGTATGTGAATATTCTGTCTCTATGGGGTACATTCTGGCCTTACGCTGAAGACATAAGATatatgtgatgatgatgttgatgataaAAATGACAATGGATCATATTCATGCTCGTGTACTATTTAGTGCTGTGTTGTAGCTGAGCTAGCAACATGAATTTTGTAATGGCACCACTGGTTGGTCAGTTCTTTGGTGAGTTCCCTTTTTTTGATTTCGGTAAAAATTGTGGAATTGGCAGGATAGCCATGAAATTCTGTTCAGATACTCCTGTCAGCCCAAAGATAAATGATTAATCTACTCTCACCTGCAGCTAAAATTTGTTCTGTGTCATATCTCAGCACTAAATCATTTGGCATGAAAATTTGGCAGAGACCACAGTTCCCCAAAGGAACAGAGTGTATAGAAGCCCGTTTAGTAATGGTCAAAGTGGCTTTACAAAGCTTTGACTCACTCACAAATGCAAGTTATAATGTCTGcatgaaaagaaacatttgatcttcaaaaaatttttttgtgcagCACATTATTTGCAGCAAGCACGAAGGTAATTATTGTAAACGTGTTCTTCGCAGATATCATTCTCAGTGTTATGAAGCACTATATCCCCACAGAAGTGTCATGATTAAATGGTTTTGCAGTCCATTACACATGGCCATGAGCAGTTATCTAGATTTTTATGACTTAATTTCTTGTCAATATTTAGCCACACAGAATGACGGACAAGTTGTGGCTGTTACCTGAATGTAAAAGCTGTTTGTGgcaaagggagagaaagagtTTAAAGTCTATACTAATGTCCAGAGTTCTGCTGGATCTTCCAGACTTTATGCTCCTTGCATTTGGTTTGCTTCTGGGTGAGGAGCCACAGATTTACTTTGGTGTCACCTACGAGAAATGCAGAGGTGCCTTATTTTACTGCCTCCTTTATGATCTGGGCCAAACCAGTCAGGGAGGGGTATCATTAGGGCAACAGGTGCATTACATTGCTGCTATTACTTCCGGGGTTGGATCTTTGTGATTTTAGGTTACATTCAAATATCATTACACTTAAGTAGCATTAACCAGTCAGCCATAGGAGTATTTAGGGATGTCGAGTTGTTTAATTTTCATGAAGCATGTTTTGACTgatgtcatatatatatatatatataatgtccaAGATTTAAGTGACAGCGGCTTCTTGGTGAGAATTTCCTGAGGTGAATGATTTCAAGTGTGGTCGTGTGCATGAGAACACCACCCAGCCGACTTTGCACATTTGATCTAATTAATACTCGATTTACAACTTTCCAAAGAAGGAGTCCATAATAAAAGTGCTAATATGCTTGTATTTCCATACTATTATGACTGTAGATTGTGGTTCACTATAATGGTGTAAACAGCACTTACATCATtgaggaaacacattttgtaaaatgaaagtaaaaagaTGGCCATACAAAACCTTGTTATTAATAAATTTCAGTTCCAGATTTTCACACTATTCCTTCAGAAATTAATATATTGAACCGTGTTCACCATTCTCTTCTTATTATAAGATGCTTTAAAGAACATCAGTCAAAACATGCTTcatgaaacttttttaaaatctggtAACCTAAAGTGTTCAGAGTTGTGGGACGCTTTAACACACTTGGCAGTTGGAGCAAAAGTTGGACTGCTTGAACCCAGTAAATCCTCCATCAGAGAGCTAAAGGTTGTTAGCTACTAATTGCTACATTTCTAGAGCCCATTCATGATATCAAACCCCAACGGCAGAAACCAGGGATGCTCGACTAATTATGGTGACACTGACACTCTTTTCCTGCAATGTTCCCATGAGTACAATGTGTGTGCCCATGTGTTTGAGAGAAAAGATTTAACACACAATTCCATGTGTTAGTGaagttttatttaactttgaGTCTCTTCACACGTGAAACGTGAATTTTCATTTGTCTCCCACAAACGGAGGCCATGCACTGTCTATAGTAAAGGAGTGATAAATATGTGATTCGTGGGATTTTGCTGTCCTGTTGGCATTCAAAATGTCCACGAATCCCTTCTCTTTTGAGACGATCCAGAGGAAACCTTACATAATGCCTAATGAGCAATGGGAAACACTCCAGCACCGCTCTAGCCTTTAATTTCCACCTCAATACTGAACAGAGCACACCCCTGCCGTTCTGCGAGCCTCATTAACATGAGTATTCTCCCGAATTAAAACAGCAAAGCACTTCCGTAGGCCAGGTGCTTCCTTCTTTACTCCCTCCAGCCGTCTTGCTGTTGATCCAGTTGCACGACACCGTCTGAGCTCCACCAGAATTAAAGGTGAGTCATGGTGAGGGTGGAAGATAGCCAAGACAGAATAGAATGTTTTGAGCCTTTTAAAGGGCAGAAGCTTTGGCAGGTGCCTTCCATTGTCTATCAAATGCAATTTCAGCCTTGTTTCAAAGTTTCATCTAGTTTCAATATTTTGCAACATTTGTTGACAGATTAATGTGAATGACTGATGTTGTTGACGTGGTAGGTCAACAAGTTGAGATAAGATTACATACTaagcagaaaaaggaaaatcttGACTTGTAGCTAGAGCGCTCCCAAACATTTCTGGTTTTATCGCCGGATCTAATCTCTTATCTCTCATTCCAGCTGTATTTCTGGTTCAATTCAAGCACATTACATTCCACAAATTTTGATATTGTTGTAATATGCTAAGCTGTTACATGCCTAAATGGCACTTGTCGACCTGCCAGAGGCTTCAGTGAGTGTCTGTGAAACCAAATCTacctaaaatttaaaaacaaatatgttttgaCACATCTACAATCTATAATCAAATATACGTTTGATTGCAGAGAAATCTTTTATTTGTCTGGGAGTGTTGTGCTAATTAACATATAAGCATAAAACCTTTTAGATGTGTATTCGTCTATTTGAAATATAATAGCTGTTATTTCACTGATTGACTTCAGGGCCTGATTTTAACCTGACACGTGTCTCTCTGTCCTCCACTATGTTCACAGGTCATTATCTTTAGTTGTGTGTTCTTTGGTGTTGAACATCTTTGCAAAGAAAACTTCTCCAGTAATAGCACTAAAAATGTCAGTAAAGCTCCCGGCTTAGCAGCCAATCAGTGAGCTGAAGCATATATAAAGCAACATAGGGTTGCATAGACAGATGATAATTCTCTGTAGATTCACAAGCAGGTCTGTCACAATGTCAGAGATGATCTCTGTTTAAGACTAGACtggccttttttttcccccaccaaACCATTCTGTTTAAAAACGATGGATGTGACATGTTCTGGCCCTGAAATCATCTAATATTGCAAGAGTAGTCCTTCAAGGTGCCGATTCTGACTCTCTactccattcttcttcttctactccaCTGTCAGTTTGAAAATAGAGGGCTCTGTGGTCAAGATAGAAATACTAATTGAAATATCAGGTTAGGCCTTCAATATGACAAATGCTGACAAACTAGCACAAAAGTAACTTGGCAAGACATCACTGTAAGTACCTCCAGAATTTCCTTTTGCTTTTTATGTAACTGGAAAAGACAGGCACCAGAAATGGTGCTACAGACTATCAACATTGTTGGACTCAGAATACAGGGCTGACCAGGCAGCTGCTGTAATTGATGTGTTGGAATagataatttaattaaaattcattCCATTGACATTGTCTTCATTTGAATGCTGTTGAGCTGTCAGTAATGTTTCCATCACTGCTACTGCAGTGTAACCAGTCAAAGCTCACAGGTGGATTTAGTCATCTGTCTACCGCTCTCGTCCTGTCTTTtcccattttcaaatttgagtcAGATTCTCCTTGGCGAGTGacagtttcccctgcctcaaaCAAGTTTGAATAAATTCCACAACATATTTTAGTAGGGTGGAAGATTTTCTTCCCCTGGGCTCCAGCCAAGTCAAATACACTCAAGAACCAGGAAAAGTCTCACATCATACAGCAAGATGTTGCACACCAAgggaaaacacaacacaccctGGCTGTGAGGGCAACACGGCTGGTCTGGCTGCAGCACATTCTGCGATTAAAGCGATGTGGTGACGTGACCTTATTTTCAAGAGCGAATGGGTTGTCACTACCTGGAGACTATACAAATGTCTGATGCCTACAGCTGCACACACCCAAAATTCAGCAGTCCGTCCTTTAAAGTAGGATGAAATAATATATTCATTGTGGTTTGCCaaaagaaataataagaaattgtaaataaagcataaagatgacaataaacagaaaaaaaaatgtaattaaattgttaaatttcCATCAGCCTAAATAAAGTGAATGAATTTGACTACATAGAGGATTTTCTTTCATCCTTCTTTAATATTCCATAATACCTTACACTTTGATTTACTGTTTCGATTGATCATGTCACGGTTGCTGGGTGTGCCCACGCAGCTGTTGTGCTGTCTAATTAGCAGGCAGTAACCGATGACCCAGGACAGGATATGATGTGTACCTGCCTCTGGAGCTTTTGTAAACATttgggtgtgtttttttcccctccatcgTTCACTGCTTTACCATaggtcaaaagaaaaacattttcaaaaacctTCCCCTTCTGTTCCTCCAATTGCTGCGCTTCAATCTTCCTGCACCTTTTTCATCAAATTATTTTGCGAGTGTTTGATTATCAGGTAGTTTGTAATTACGATCTATATCTATATTTAGTGGGGTTTGATAAGGTGCAGTCAGATAGGAACTGTGCCCTTTATCTCATTGATATCTATCTTTTATGAACATGTGTAGTAAAGGTCCTGTATCCTAAGAACTTACTGAATTGTGTCGTGAAACTTCAGGAACCGACACCTGAAactgaagtgtttgtgtgtgttggagtgtatgtttgtgtatatttCTGCATGTGTGCTCTCAAGAAACGACATTCTTCAGAGAACACTGAACACGTAACTGATACACATTCAGGACATTCACGCTGCCCTGAGTGTCCCGCCCTGTTGCTGATCACTCAAAGTTCATTTAATCTCTTATCGGTCCATTAATAAAATCTGGTGTGGTGTTTTAATGACTTCCGTATACTAGTTTTACATGCAAGGCTAACCTGAAATACATGgcaggtaaaagaaaaaaaaaaaagtaatgcagTCTCCCTTCAACCTTTTCCAGGTCTCTCATCCTCTCAAGTCTTTTCCCCCTCTTGCCTCTTCCTTCAGCTGTTCCATGCCCCTATTTCACTGTGATTGATACAATATTTTCCAACCTTAATTAGCAGAGAGTCTGTCGACTAATTCCAACTGTTTTTGCACCTGAGAGGGAATTGAGTCTGGAAAAATTGAGCGGGGTGTATGTGAGGCCTGGGCCTGGGTGTAGCAGGCAGTGCTGTCGGGGCAATGTTGCTGTGTCGACAAGAGTGTAAGGGCaacacagaggacagaggaggagTCGGCCAGACTGCTGGGCAGGATTTGTAAAGGCTGCAATGGCACAGGACAACCCTGAGCTCAGACGGTGAAGCAGGTGAGAGATACAGCGAATATGGACCAAAACAGACATTTGTCTCaagcactgtgtgtgtttctgtgtgggttcATGTATTTTCCCTGACAAATAGGCATAATCAAACCTTTAATTCAGACTTAATCCAGGAGAAATTAACTCaacatctttaaaaataaatattttttactgcAAGGAGTTATCATTGTCAACTTCCCACTTGTTCTACCAATGCTCTGGTCTACAGAATGACCATTTGATGAGGAGCACAAACTTGTGAATCACGAGGCCTTAAGtgtaatttgaaattttttctttgtgctgGCATTAATAGCAGGctcacacagaaacaaaggGTGTTGCATTGTGAGCGCATTGACAGACTGACCTCAAGGTCTACATGACCACTGGTTTGGTGCTTTGCTCAGCTCATGGTGCAGGTGCACACCCTCACTCTGTGTGAGCAGAGAAGGAATCGTTCTTTCCACCAAAGGAAATGAGAGGATGATGGCTAAAGTGTATGAGGGAATTAATTTTAAAGGGACTCATAGGGCCAGATACATTAATGACACAACTATGGCAGGAAAAATCATGATTTTCATGATCCACGGTaacttttgtttctttccaaATACTCTGAAACTCTCTTCTGCTGCCAGTTCTATATTACAAACATTCTTCCAGAATCAACTCTAAAGAATGAAATTCAAGTCAAGCTTGGgagtaatattttattatagtaTCTGGCGTACATTAACACTAAtatgagaaaataatttttcatattGGTCCACAGGTCTAAATTTAATGCCATAATAATTCACCTTACCTAAATTTCAGCTAGGTTCTTCCAGATGAGTAATCTCAACAAGTTAACAATAGTCATCCAGTCTGCAGCTTGAAGTTTATTGAAACAGTGACAACAAACTATTAGCTGGAAACTGCAGCTGCTCCTGCTCCCAGTAGTAGTATGGAAAAACTGTGAGTCACCCACTTGTGTAAAAAGGCATTAACaaccaaaaacataaatatactGTCAAAGGCATAAACGTCTCTAAGGGCTTTCCGGTCAGTCAGGCAGCCGGTGACTAATGGAGAAAGAGGTCATATCATGACCAAGGTCTGCTCATTTGACCTGGTCAGGCATCTGAAAGACGCTTGTTGTTTGATACACTGACGAGACGTGGCTGCTCTATAAAAAAACTCATCTCAGGTATCCCTGAACCACACATTATGTACAGGCGACAGACTTTCCAACAGTTACCTATTTCAGTCTATCAGAGGGTGCATACAATTGCAAGTAGTTAAACTAAACAAAGCTTAAAaccttaaaattaatttgaaacttTCTCACAGAGCTTGACTCTAACCGAAACGGCAGCCTGCAGTTATTACGCAAGACTAATCAGACTGTGAGAAATACACATGAATTGGTATTTGCATTTGTTGAGGGACTGTGGCTTCGTGTACACCTGCTACTTAAAAAATGATCCACTCTCATCACAGCTTTGACAAGATAATCCCCAACGAAGCTTCTTTTTCCAAGCTCAATTAGTAAAGCCAACTGATGCTCAATGTCTATCTTCAGGTCAGCTCTCTTGTGCCGGCTATCCCATGAGGAGCATAAATCCACATTAGGGTATTCCCTTCTTACCTAGCAACGCCTCTGCCAAGctcaaaacacaacacaaatagCTCAGCAGTGATATAACCACAGGAGATTCCTGAACTGCTGTAAAGGTGAAGAGATAAGAAAGTCcagtcataaaaataataaaaagtgaGAACATCACAAGGCATCCTGACCACTTTGTGTCATTCAACGCACATTTGACACACATAACTTAGAAGCACTCTTGCTGTGCCAGCTACTTACTGTCTGCGTAGTTTTTCCGCCGAGTGCCGTCCACCTTGCCTGTTCTGTCAATGCAGAGGAAGAATTTATTGGCAGAGTAAAGTCGCCGTAGACGGACGTCTCCTTCTAGGTGGTTATAACTGCGTGTGTGTCTTTCCAACGTCCATGAACAGTTGATGCCACTCGCCAGCACTTGAAGGGGTTCATGCCCTATCCCAGGAGGACAGGCCCCGGTGGCAGTGCCAACGGTGACCAGGAGCAGGGTGAAGCATGCCAGGCAAAAGGAGGCTACACTGGGCAGTGGGCGAGATCGCCCAGTGGAGGCTGCAGTAATGGAGGTACCAAGAGCAGGTTCAGATAAGAAATTAGCTACGGACGGCGTCCATCTGCACATGGTGGGTCAGACTCCCAAGGTGCAACTTGTGCAAGTTGTAGACATGCTGGTGATCGGGAGATGTCCCAGTGGAGGGATGACAAGAGGGTGGGAGTCCTGAAGAAGGGAGGGAAATGGCACACGCGGCAGATCCTCTGGATGTGTGACAGATGACTCTTGGCTGACAGCAGGCCCTCCTACAACAACACGTTTCTCAAAGTTTCTTATCTTGTCATCTTCGGTCTTGTTTGCCTGATCCTTTCATGGAGTGTTGCACTTCTAAGAATCCACCTTTAAATGTTCCTCTTTAGTGTTGCtccttgtttctttgtttcttgcCTTCCTTGGACTGAGGTCTTCTTTCCCAATCCACAGATGAAGTCCTGGATtatgaggatgtgtgtgtgactgtgtattTGTCCGTGATTgtattgctgtgtgtgtgtgtgtgtgtgtgtgtgtgtgtgtgcgtgtgtgtgtgtgtgtgtgtgtgtgtgtgtgtgtgtgtgtgtgcgcgcacctTGCGATGCTCTACTCTTTCCAGCTGAATAGGAACAAGGTGCCTGTCTGAGCTGCTGACCCGTAGCTGAGAGGGAGTTGAATGAGGGTTGTTGACTgactctgtgtgtatgtgtgtgtgtttgtgcatctgcgtgtgtgtgtgtgtgtgtgtgtgtgtgtgtgtgtgtgtgcgtgtgtgtgtgcgtgtgtgtgtgcgcacgtgtgcGTGAtactgagagagggagagagaaacagagggagTGAGCAAGTGAGTatgggagggagagaggtggTATGGGTTTgcaacagagtgtgtgtctatctgtgtgttCAGCAGGCAGCGAGTGTCTCAGCCAGCATGGGGCAGTGGAGCAGCCAGTGACCGGCCTCACACTCGGCTGTGTGCAGTCAGTCCGTCCGTCCTCGCTCCTCTGGAGGCACCGGCTGAGTCGTCCTGTATTTTATCCTGGGCAGGGCCAGCATCTCGGGGGTTTACAGGAGAGGGATGTGTGGGTGTGGCCACTGCACTCATTCATAACCATTTCAAACACACCAGAAAGCTCAGGCTGCTTTCCACTGGCCCTCAGAAAAGTTTATGATGTGAGAAACAGGTCATTTGCTTTTCACCGACAAAGTTTATTATCCCCTTTtctatttcttctccttttgtcttAGACACCTGGAAAGACTTACTTCCTCTTCCTATCCGATGACTTCTCATGTCTCGCCTTGATGTGAATGGTGAAGCATTTTGTAACATGGTCAAATCAGCTCCATTACCATCTAGTGAACCAGAaagggccttttttttttttttttttttttacacctttgctttcttttcttctccctgGCCACATGGGGCAAATTAACAGACCCTttgctccctttttttttccttttgcgGCCGCTGCTTTGAATCATCAAGCAGTCACAAACACAGAGCAGGTTGCAGGAGTGTTAGTAGAGTTAGAccagatgaagtcagagagacTTTTCAATCACCTGTGTTAATATTTCAATGAAACACCCTCTCTGATCTTTAGTTTGGGAGAGCAGGGCACAAATGAAGGACACCTTTTTCTGCGACTTCTCACACTCTTGTCTGAACCTGATTATGGCAATCCAAGTCATTCAGTTAACAGTATTAGCTCTTCATTTTGGATATTTCATAGAGTATTATCctttccaagaaaaaaaaaacaaaaacaaataaacaacaggcACATCTACACACAAGAAGAATTTTATACAATAAACTAGGActtaaaaaagagaaagcaCTGGGATTTGGGGACACAACACAACCTTTTCTCATCACAAGTTCAATGTGAAACCTTGGTGTCTGTATGTTAATTGTTGGCTACAGCCAGTTGCTGATTAGCTTAATTTGTCTTAAGGTGTGAAAGAGGATGAAATAGTTCATCAGGCTTCATCTCAAGgcaaagaaatacagtatgCTGGTGGTTTTCAGATACTTATTGGTTTGATCCATAAGGCTTGTCTTTTCCAAACCACTGACACATGACCGCAACAACTatcattttttttg is a window of Antennarius striatus isolate MH-2024 chromosome 7, ASM4005453v1, whole genome shotgun sequence DNA encoding:
- the fgf22 gene encoding fibroblast growth factor 22, with product MCRWTPSVANFLSEPALGTSITAASTGRSRPLPSVASFCLACFTLLLVTVGTATGACPPGIGHEPLQVLASGINCSWTLERHTRSYNHLEGDVRLRRLYSANKFFLCIDRTGKVDGTRRKNYADSLMEIRSVSVGVVAIKSVSTGLYLAMSKKGTLFGSVKYNPSCKFKERIEENGYNTYASLRWKHGGRQMFVSLNGRGKPRRGHKARRRHPSTHFLPMLPS